Genomic window (Alteromonas pelagimontana):
GTTGCCTCAACCGAGGTAAATAGTTGGCTGCCCGGCTTTGCCAATCAAAATTCTGCCGGACTTGATGAATGGCAACCGCTTACCAACATTTGGATTGGCAATCGTAGTCGCATCGCTGCCCATTATGACTTTCCCAACAATCTGGCATGCTGCGCTGTCGGTAAGCGGCGCTATACGCTTTTTCCTCCCGAGCAAGTTGCTAATTTATATGTCGGACCTATGGAGCTATCGCCTGGCGGGAGGGATATCAGTCTGGTGGATTTTGCCAATCCTGATTTTGCTAAATTCCCGAAATTTGAGCAAGCACTACAGGCAGCCCAGGTTGCTGATCTGGATGCTGGAGATGCTCTATACCTCCCGGGTATGTGGTGGCATCATGTAGAAGCGCTAACCCCGTTTAACGTATTAATTACACACTGGTGGCGGGATAGTCCGGCCTTTATGGGACGGCCTGAAAATGCTCTCGAGTTGGCTATTTTAAGTCTAAGAAACCTTCCCCCTGCGCAACGCAAGGCATGGAAAGCGTTGTTTGATCACTATATTTTCGAACATCAACCCGGTGATCAGGATCATATTCCCGACGATCGGAAAGGCATGCTTAGTCAGCCGCTGACGCCCATGGAAGCGCGCAAACTGCGTGCTGAATTACTGAATAAACTAAAAGTGTAGCCGAACCAGTTCTATGCTTTTGAAGGAAGATACCAATGAGTAGTCAAATTAAGAAAGTTGTTATTGCCGGTGGCGGCACCGCTGGCTGGATGTGCGCGGCGGCTTTAAGTAAATTATTAGGTAAAAATTTACACGTCACCCTCGTTGAATCAGACGACATTCCTACTGTTGGCGTCGGCGAAGCAACTATTCCCACGCTACTGGTACTACATAAATTACTGGGTATCGACGAAGCAGAATTTATGGCGGCGACCAATGCCACTTTTAAATTAGGCATAGCGTTTGAGAATTGGCGTGATATCAATCAGGACTACATTCACTCATTTGGCTTTTTAGGGAAAGACTGCTGGGCTGCCGGTTTTCAGCACTTTTGGTTAAAGGGTTTGAGGCAAAACATGGTCTCCGAAATCGGCGACTATATCCCAGAGCATTTAGCATGTCGCGAAGGACGGTTTGCCGTACTGGCTAATCAGGACAAAAATTATGCCTTTCACCTGGACGCTGGCCTTTACGCAAAGTTTTTACGTAATTTGGCGCAAAGACATGGTTGTGTTCGCACTGAAGGTACGATAACCCAGGTCAATCTGCGGGAAGACAACGGCTATATAAAATCGTTAACGCTGGCATCGGGGCAAGAGATTGAAGGGGATCTGTTTATTGATTGCAGTGGCTTTCGCGGTTTATTAATTGAACAAGCACTGCATACCGGCTATGAGCACTGGGATCATTGGTTGCCTTGCGACAGTGCCATTGCAGTGCAAACTGAAACTGTCGGCGAAGCCGTTCCCTATACACGTTCTATCGCTCACGATGCCGGCTGGCAATGGCGCATACCGCTACAGAACCGTACCGGAAACGGATTAGTTTTTTGTAGTAAGTACCTGTCTGATGAAAAGGCCAAACAGTTACTGCTCGAAAATGTGGAAGGAAAACTGCTCAATGAACCTCGTGTAATCAAGTATCGTACTGGCACTCGCCGTAAATACTGGAACAAAAACTGCGTGGCCATTGGGTTATCATCAGGATTTATTGAACCGTTGGAATCCACAAGCATTCACTTATTCCAACAGTCGATAGTTCGCCTTATGTTAATGTTCCCATCTGAGGGAATCAACCCAGCGTCAGTCGACGAATACAACCGTCAGTGCAGAAGTGAAATCGAGAATATTAAAGACTTCGTGATTTTGCACTACCATCTTACCGATAGAACAGATACGCCTTTTTGGCGCTACTGTAAAAATATGTCGATACCCACCACGCTAAAACATCGAATGGACTTATTTCAGCAAAGTGGCAAAACGTTGAAACTTGCTGAAGAACTCTTTGGAGAGACATCCTGGGTTCAAGTTATGCTGGGCCAGGGTCTTATGCCCAAACAATACCATCCAATTGTTGATTTAATGAGTGACAAAGAGTTAAAGGATTTTCTCGATACAATAAAAGCAGGGGTAAAGCGTAAGGTGAATAATTGGCCTAACCATCTGGATTTTATCAGGCATTACTGTCAGGCAACGAGAGTTTGAGTCAGTAGGTAGCTAAATTATGCCAGTTGAGAAAAAACTTATTAACCCTGATTTTGAAATTAAGATTATCAGAGTTGGCAAAGAGCAGACACCTGTTATGGTCATCGATGACTTTTTGCTGGATACCAAAGATGTTATTGCTAATGCATGTGAGTTTGGCCAGTTCACACGCGCTAGCACCTATTACCCCGGTAATAGAGCTAACTTACCGCGTTCATACGTTATCAAGGTGTTGCAGAGCATATACTTGCAGATATGTGAGCTGTACAAGATCCCCGAGGCTTTGAACCTAAAGCCACAGGCCACCACCTATTCCTTGATTACGCATCAGCCAGAAGAATTGCACGTGTTGCAGCGAATACCACATTTTGACAGTACTAACCCCTATTACTTCGCGGTCTTACACTATCTAAGTGATAGATGTCATGGTGATACCGGCTTTTTTCGCCACCGCCCGACGGGATTCGAAAGTATTACGGCGTCCCGAGAAAGTGTCTATTTGGATTCTACAAAAGAGCACTTTATGAAATTCGGGGAACCCTTACCGGCTTATTGCACTGAGACAAACGATCATTACGAGCTATACGACAAAATTGAATACAAACCCAATCGTTTAGCCATTTATCCAGGTAATTTGTTACATTCCACGCTGGTAAACACAGACACTGATATTGATGATAATCCCGCGACGGGTCGTTTAACTGCCAATATATTTATCGATTTTCTATAATAAATAACCCCAGCTCGCGATGCACTTCATTGCGGATTAGTATTGCCTACTAGTGGCGCTGATGCCGGGAACCAATATCAATTTCAAATGCCGGCGACAGTGCCCACGAAGAGACCTCACAAGTGTGCACTTTACACACAAAATGTAAGCGCTTGCATTTTGCTGAATTGTGAATATACTCCCAACACAATTTTAACAAAAATCGCTGTAAAGAAGCCTTTTTGTTAAATGGAAAAAAACTAAAAATATCAAAATGCTCGTTTTCCTTTAATGACAAGAGAACACTATATGGAATCATCTTCACCAATAGACGCGTCAGCGCCTTACTCAGCATCGAACTTCGTCCTCGGCACCTTAACCTCACTGTTTTTCATGTGGGGTTTTATTACTGCTATGAACGATATTCTGATCCCCCATCTTAAGGCGCTGTTCGAGCTGAGCTATACTCAGGCGATGCTGGTACAGTCTTGTTTCTTTGGTGCGTATTTTCTTATTTCTGTGCCCGGGGGATTGCTGGTAAAACGAATTGGTTACCAGAAGGGAATTGGGCTGGGCTTACTTACTGCAGCAATAGGATGTTTACTATTCATACCTTCGGCAATGTTTGCGCAGTACTGGATGTTTCTTGGCGCACTATTTGTTCTAGCCTCCGGTATTACTATTTTACAAGTGGCTGCTAACCCGCTTGTAACTATCATGGGCGACCCGAAAACAGCATCGAGTCGCCTTACCATGACTCAGGCATTTAATTCTTTGGGTACAACTGTCGCTCCCATCATCGGCGGCATGCTGTTATTTGCTGCACATGATGAAGTGAGCGCACAGACTGATGCCAATTCCGTTATTGCTCCTTATTTCGGCCTTGCCTGCGTGCTTGTGGTGATGGCAATTGCGATGGTAAAAGTAAAGCTTCCTTCCACTCAGGATAATGATGCTGAATTAGCAGCGTCGCCCGACAGTAGTGTACTGGGGCATAAGCATTTGGTTCTCGGGGTACTGGGAATCTTCACTTATGTTGGTGCAGAAGTTTCCATCGGCAGCTTTTTGGTAAACTATTTTGCTTCATCTCATGTGCTCAGTATGAGTGAAGGCCAAGCAGCTAGCTATCTGGCATATTATTGGGGTGGCGCTATGGTGGGCCGCTTCATCGGCGCTGTGGTAATGCAGAAAGTCAGTCCTGGTAAATGTCTGGCTTTTAATAGCCTGGTTTCCTGCATATTGATTGTGGTTTCTGTAAATACTTCTGGGGCCATCGCGATGTGGTCAATTTTGGCTGTCGGGTTATTCAACTCCATCATGTTCCCGACCATTTTCAGCCTGGCGTTAAAGGGGCTTGGGCGGCAAACCGCTAAAGGCTCAGGTTTGTTATGTCTGGCTATTGTCGGCGGTGCAGTCGTGCCGCTGTTGCAAGGTGTACTTGCAGATACAATCGGACTGCAATTGTCGTTCCTGCTGCCGCTTGTCTGTTATGTCTATATTGCTTATTACGGCGTATTTGGCTCTGCGCCTGTGACAACACAAAAAGGAACTCGATAATGAAGTCATCTTTCTGGAAAAAGACCGCCAGCGCTACGCTGGTTACTTTACTGCTCGCTGGCTGCAACAGTACCAGTCAAAAGACAGCGGCAACGCCTACGCTACCTCCCTCATCAGACACCACTGCGCCTGACTACTGGCCTGCGGTGAATTATGAAACCGCAAATCAGCAAGATGTCGAAAAGCGAATAAAAGCTATTTTAGCCGACATGACGCTGGAGCAGAAAGTGGCTCAGGTCATCCAGCCTGAAATTCGCGATATAACTTTGGAAGACATGCGCAAATATGGTTTTGGCTCTTATTTGAACGGCGGAGGAGCATTTCCCAACAATAATAAGCATGCTACGGTAGAAGACTGGATAGCACTGGCGGAATCGATGTATCAAGCGTCTGTCGATGACTCAATTGATGGCTCTACCATTCCAACCATGTGGGGAACAGATGCCGTTCACGGCCACAATAACGTAATTGGCGCAACACTGTTTCCGCACAATATTGGTTTAGGTGCAATGAACGACCCTGACGTTGTGCGCCGTATTGCCACTGCCACTGCTGAGGAAGTACGCGCCACAGGAATCGACTGGATATTTGCCCCCACTGTCGCTGTTGCCAGAGACGATCGCTGGGGACGCACTTATGAAAGCTATTCCGAAGATCCTGAAATTGTAGGTAAATATGCTCGGGCTATTGTTAGCGGTTTACAGGGTGATATCAGCGACGGCAATATTGACGATCGTCACGTTATTTCCACCGTTAAGCATTTCGTCGGTGATGGTGGTACAGAAGGCGGTGACGATCAGGGTGACAATCTTGCTGATGAAGCAACGCTGTTTAAGATTCACGCGCAAGGTTACGTTCAAGGGTTAAATGCTGGCGCTCAATCTGTTATGGCCTCATTTAACAGCTGGCATGGCAAAAAAATCCACGGCAACCAATATCTGCTGACTAACGTGTTAAAAGACAAAATGGGCTTTGATGGCTTTGTAGTTGGCGATTGGAACGGTCACGGCCAGATTGATGGTTGCACAAACGAAAACTGCTCTCAGGCAATTAATGCCGGTTTGGATATCTACATGGTTCCTACTGCCGCGTGGAAGCCGCTTTACGAGAACTTGATTGCGCAGGTGAAAAGTGGAGAAATTCCGCAGTCACGTCTAGACGATGCAGTAAGTCGTATTTTACGGGTAAAAATTCGGGCCGGTTTATTTGATTTACCGTCACCGGCCAAACGCGCACTTTCTGCTGACAATAGCGTTATTGGCTCAGACGAACACCGTGCTATCGCCCGTGAAGCAGTGCGCAAGTCTTTAGTAATGCTGAAAAACAAAGGCGGTATTCTGCCGCTTTCACCGAAAGCAAACATACTGGTAGCGGGTGATGCTGCTGACAACATTGGCAAGCAATCCGGAGGCTGGACCATTACTTGGCAGGGCACGGGCAATGAAAACAGCGACTTTCCTGGCGCTACCTCCATTTTTGGCGGTATCAAAGAAGTAGTCGGTGAAGCAGGCGGCAGTACAACCCTTTCCGCCGACGGCAGCTATGAGGAAAAACCAGATGTCGCCATTGTAGTATTTGGTGAAAACCCCTATGCCGAGGGTAATGGAGACTTGTCGAACGTTGAATATCAACGTGGCGAAAAATCAGATCTAGCGCTACTGAAAAAGTTAAAAGCTGAAGGTATTCCCGTTGTTTCGGTATTTATTACTGGCCGTCCGCTGTGGGTAAACCCTGAACTTAACGCCAGTGATGCTTTCGTTGTCGCCTGGTTGCCGGGTTCAGAAGGCGGCGGGGTGGCCGATGTTCTGTTTAAAGATGCACAAGGCGACACGCCGTTTCCTGTCAGTGGTGCATTATCTTTTTCCTGGCCGGCCACGCCATCTCAGGCTACGGTGAATCGGGGAGACGATCAAACTCCGCTATTCCCTTACGGCTACGGCTTGCAGTATGGTGAAAAAGATACGCTCTCTGATACTCTGCCCGTAGACATTGACACGGCAGAGGATGGTACCGCTGCTCAGCATGATATCTTCGCTCTCAGCGTGCAGAAGCCCTGGCAGCTACGTGCACGTAAAGGTACCGAAGAAGCGGTGATGAACAGCAATATTCTCGAATTACCAGGTTTATCAGTTCGCACCACCGACCGCCGGGTTCAGGAAGATGCGCTGCAACTCACCTGGCAGAGCGCTGGTGGCGAGGTTGCCTTTTTTGCGCCGTTTCCTGAAGATCTGCGGGACTACGCTACAGAAACCGGTTCTCTGAAGATGGATATTCAGTTGAGCGATACGGCTGAAGGTCTTGCGCTTTCTGTTGCCTGCAAAGAAAACTGCGAGAATGCCATTAATTTGTCTGACTACGCACAGCCAACGCAAGAATGGCAAACGGTGACCATCCCTACTGCTTGTTTAAAAGATATGGGCGCTCAGTTTGGGGAAGTCTTTACGCCGCTTTTAATCACCAGCGAGCGTGCCACCAGCTTGAGGGTTTCAGATATTCGTTTTGAAGCGAAAAGCGACAATACGGCCGACTGCAAGAAATAATCAGGCGCTTGACCTAAAAGAAAGTGAAAAGGGGCAGTTATCTGCCCCTTTTTTGTTGGTCATGGTCATGGTCATGGTCATGGTCATGGTCATGGTCACAATCAGGATAAAGCTCATTTCCATCGCGGCAATACTCGCCAGGCAACTCAAACTCAATGGTAGTATGCGCTAACGAAAAAGGCGCAAGCTTGCCGTCCACCTGCTCTTTTAACGATTTAAGCAAAACAGCGTCTGCGTCTACTGATAATACAAGATGCGCCGTCAGTACATGATGCTCGCCATCCAGAGACCAGAAGTGCATATGATGAATATCTT
Coding sequences:
- a CDS encoding sugar MFS transporter encodes the protein MESSSPIDASAPYSASNFVLGTLTSLFFMWGFITAMNDILIPHLKALFELSYTQAMLVQSCFFGAYFLISVPGGLLVKRIGYQKGIGLGLLTAAIGCLLFIPSAMFAQYWMFLGALFVLASGITILQVAANPLVTIMGDPKTASSRLTMTQAFNSLGTTVAPIIGGMLLFAAHDEVSAQTDANSVIAPYFGLACVLVVMAIAMVKVKLPSTQDNDAELAASPDSSVLGHKHLVLGVLGIFTYVGAEVSIGSFLVNYFASSHVLSMSEGQAASYLAYYWGGAMVGRFIGAVVMQKVSPGKCLAFNSLVSCILIVVSVNTSGAIAMWSILAVGLFNSIMFPTIFSLALKGLGRQTAKGSGLLCLAIVGGAVVPLLQGVLADTIGLQLSFLLPLVCYVYIAYYGVFGSAPVTTQKGTR
- a CDS encoding cupin-like domain-containing protein, translating into MQPLKNPIQQRADCKPGQIPQDVLQSSEPILLKGFAHEWPIVQAGIESPQKAADYLRSLYNGQLVFTAYGEPSIKGRVFYNDDMSGFNCQAVKASLHQILDRIFKHADDPTPPTIYVASTEVNSWLPGFANQNSAGLDEWQPLTNIWIGNRSRIAAHYDFPNNLACCAVGKRRYTLFPPEQVANLYVGPMELSPGGRDISLVDFANPDFAKFPKFEQALQAAQVADLDAGDALYLPGMWWHHVEALTPFNVLITHWWRDSPAFMGRPENALELAILSLRNLPPAQRKAWKALFDHYIFEHQPGDQDHIPDDRKGMLSQPLTPMEARKLRAELLNKLKV
- a CDS encoding tryptophan halogenase family protein is translated as MSSQIKKVVIAGGGTAGWMCAAALSKLLGKNLHVTLVESDDIPTVGVGEATIPTLLVLHKLLGIDEAEFMAATNATFKLGIAFENWRDINQDYIHSFGFLGKDCWAAGFQHFWLKGLRQNMVSEIGDYIPEHLACREGRFAVLANQDKNYAFHLDAGLYAKFLRNLAQRHGCVRTEGTITQVNLREDNGYIKSLTLASGQEIEGDLFIDCSGFRGLLIEQALHTGYEHWDHWLPCDSAIAVQTETVGEAVPYTRSIAHDAGWQWRIPLQNRTGNGLVFCSKYLSDEKAKQLLLENVEGKLLNEPRVIKYRTGTRRKYWNKNCVAIGLSSGFIEPLESTSIHLFQQSIVRLMLMFPSEGINPASVDEYNRQCRSEIENIKDFVILHYHLTDRTDTPFWRYCKNMSIPTTLKHRMDLFQQSGKTLKLAEELFGETSWVQVMLGQGLMPKQYHPIVDLMSDKELKDFLDTIKAGVKRKVNNWPNHLDFIRHYCQATRV
- a CDS encoding glycoside hydrolase family 3 protein; the encoded protein is MKSSFWKKTASATLVTLLLAGCNSTSQKTAATPTLPPSSDTTAPDYWPAVNYETANQQDVEKRIKAILADMTLEQKVAQVIQPEIRDITLEDMRKYGFGSYLNGGGAFPNNNKHATVEDWIALAESMYQASVDDSIDGSTIPTMWGTDAVHGHNNVIGATLFPHNIGLGAMNDPDVVRRIATATAEEVRATGIDWIFAPTVAVARDDRWGRTYESYSEDPEIVGKYARAIVSGLQGDISDGNIDDRHVISTVKHFVGDGGTEGGDDQGDNLADEATLFKIHAQGYVQGLNAGAQSVMASFNSWHGKKIHGNQYLLTNVLKDKMGFDGFVVGDWNGHGQIDGCTNENCSQAINAGLDIYMVPTAAWKPLYENLIAQVKSGEIPQSRLDDAVSRILRVKIRAGLFDLPSPAKRALSADNSVIGSDEHRAIAREAVRKSLVMLKNKGGILPLSPKANILVAGDAADNIGKQSGGWTITWQGTGNENSDFPGATSIFGGIKEVVGEAGGSTTLSADGSYEEKPDVAIVVFGENPYAEGNGDLSNVEYQRGEKSDLALLKKLKAEGIPVVSVFITGRPLWVNPELNASDAFVVAWLPGSEGGGVADVLFKDAQGDTPFPVSGALSFSWPATPSQATVNRGDDQTPLFPYGYGLQYGEKDTLSDTLPVDIDTAEDGTAAQHDIFALSVQKPWQLRARKGTEEAVMNSNILELPGLSVRTTDRRVQEDALQLTWQSAGGEVAFFAPFPEDLRDYATETGSLKMDIQLSDTAEGLALSVACKENCENAINLSDYAQPTQEWQTVTIPTACLKDMGAQFGEVFTPLLITSERATSLRVSDIRFEAKSDNTADCKK
- a CDS encoding DUF6445 family protein, whose product is MPVEKKLINPDFEIKIIRVGKEQTPVMVIDDFLLDTKDVIANACEFGQFTRASTYYPGNRANLPRSYVIKVLQSIYLQICELYKIPEALNLKPQATTYSLITHQPEELHVLQRIPHFDSTNPYYFAVLHYLSDRCHGDTGFFRHRPTGFESITASRESVYLDSTKEHFMKFGEPLPAYCTETNDHYELYDKIEYKPNRLAIYPGNLLHSTLVNTDTDIDDNPATGRLTANIFIDFL